In one window of Tumebacillus algifaecis DNA:
- a CDS encoding GNAT family N-acetyltransferase — protein sequence MLIIRPSTAEDAVQLVALENIVWTSDIAPVPIHWDSTADYLQSCPPGSQLVADLDGVICGYVQSKPPTPLPSNSHVTELAIAVHPAYHSRGIGSQLLQAIEADARLHGKRKLTLRVLASNEKAIQFYKRCGYLEQGRLVQEFYLNGNYIDDLLMYKLL from the coding sequence ATGCTGATCATTCGTCCTTCCACCGCCGAAGATGCGGTCCAATTGGTCGCCCTCGAAAACATCGTCTGGACGTCCGACATCGCGCCAGTCCCGATTCATTGGGACTCGACCGCAGACTATTTGCAGAGCTGCCCGCCCGGTTCACAGCTCGTCGCCGATCTCGACGGAGTGATCTGCGGCTATGTGCAAAGCAAACCCCCAACCCCACTGCCAAGCAATTCGCATGTGACCGAACTGGCCATCGCCGTACACCCCGCTTACCACAGCCGCGGCATCGGTAGCCAACTGCTGCAAGCGATTGAAGCGGACGCTCGCCTGCATGGCAAGCGAAAACTCACCCTGCGCGTCCTCGCCAGCAATGAGAAGGCGATCCAGTTTTACAAGCGTTGCGGCTATCTAGAACAAGGTCGTCTCGTCCAAGAATTTTACCTGAACGGCAACTATATCGACGACCTTTTGATGTACAAACTGCTCTAA
- a CDS encoding class I SAM-dependent methyltransferase, translated as MRDLVRESLVALLHEKGQLTFAEFMETALYHPTAGYYNRPAMTIGPGGDFYTSPMVHPIFGACLARQVWQMWNLLDRPDPFFVLEMGAGVGTLAVDFLRMAERDAAFFNAVRYHIVEQGEHLRGRQQAYAAECGFADKIAWFQSLDEVAGGQVGVIFSNELFDALPVHRLGKLDEGYVEYYISADGDGYCEVAGALSDPQLLDLVDEETKAQLQVGERFEVCPAAADVIVAMGGLLERGFVLTIDYGNLAPEVHLRHRKGTGVRAFWKQKLVEPLERVGEQDLTADLDFSLLIRRGEAVGLCEVGFTDQMHFLGGNGFLNKVADLQKRAREHLDLMADEELHKMLALFMPQSLGEVFKVLIQVKGLEPAAVQGKIGALTFSLDD; from the coding sequence ATGCGTGATCTTGTGCGCGAATCGTTGGTAGCACTTTTGCATGAAAAAGGGCAACTGACTTTTGCAGAATTTATGGAGACGGCGTTGTATCACCCGACAGCCGGGTATTACAATCGACCTGCGATGACGATCGGCCCAGGCGGCGATTTTTACACCAGTCCGATGGTGCATCCGATCTTTGGAGCCTGTTTGGCACGACAGGTCTGGCAGATGTGGAATTTGCTCGACCGACCCGATCCGTTCTTTGTCCTGGAGATGGGGGCTGGCGTTGGCACGCTGGCGGTCGATTTTTTAAGGATGGCTGAGCGGGATGCTGCCTTTTTTAATGCCGTTCGCTACCACATCGTCGAACAAGGCGAGCACTTGCGCGGACGTCAACAGGCTTATGCCGCAGAATGCGGGTTTGCAGACAAGATCGCTTGGTTTCAGTCGCTCGACGAAGTGGCGGGCGGGCAGGTCGGGGTGATTTTCAGCAATGAGTTGTTCGACGCGCTGCCGGTGCACCGTTTGGGCAAGCTCGATGAAGGTTACGTGGAATATTACATCAGCGCAGACGGTGACGGGTACTGCGAAGTGGCAGGAGCGTTGTCCGACCCGCAGTTGCTCGACTTGGTGGATGAGGAAACCAAGGCACAGCTGCAAGTGGGCGAGCGCTTCGAAGTCTGTCCAGCGGCTGCCGACGTGATCGTTGCGATGGGCGGACTGTTGGAGCGGGGGTTTGTGCTAACCATCGACTATGGGAATCTGGCGCCTGAGGTCCACCTGCGGCACCGTAAGGGCACAGGTGTGCGAGCCTTTTGGAAGCAAAAGCTGGTCGAACCACTGGAACGGGTCGGGGAGCAGGATTTGACAGCCGATCTCGATTTCTCACTGCTGATTCGGCGCGGGGAAGCGGTCGGACTGTGCGAGGTGGGTTTTACCGACCAGATGCATTTTCTCGGCGGCAACGGATTTTTGAACAAAGTGGCAGACTTGCAGAAGCGGGCGCGGGAGCATCTCGATCTGATGGCCGATGAGGAACTCCATAAAATGCTGGCG